In Rhodococcus pseudokoreensis, the DNA window CCGCCGCCGTAGAAACTCGCCGCCGCGCCCAGGTCGAGGCGGGTCGCCGTGTGGAACGCGACGGTCCCGCCCATGCAGAATCCGACGATCGCCGTGTTCCGGGGTTCGATCGAGGCCGCCGACAGAGCCGCAACGGCCCCGTCGACGTCCTCGTCGATGTGCTCCGCCGTGAGCTCACCGATCAGCGACATCGCCGACTTCATGTCGTCGTAGGCCAGCACCGGATCCCCGTTCCGGTGGAACAGGTGCGGGGCGACGGCGTGATACCCGGCCGAGGCGAAACGACGGCAGACGTCGACGATGTGGTCGGTGACGCCGAACGCCTCCTGGATGACGACGACGCCGCCGCGGGCCGGACCTTCGGGGGCGATGACGGTGAGTGGTGTGGTCACGAACTACGACTCTAGGAAACCGGCTTCAGCGGGTGGATCCCCGGTGCCCCGGCGAGGTGCTCACCGAACTTCCCGAGCGCGGCCTGGAAGTGCGGCGACTGCATGTGCGCGTCGAGCGCCTCCTGGCCGGTCCACACCTCCACGGTGACGAAGGTTCCCGCGACCGCGGCTGATTCGAAGACCTCGTACGAGATGCAGCCCTCTTCCTTGCGGCTCTCCGCGGCCAGCGCGGACAGTCCGCCACCGACAATGTCCTCGGAGCCGGGCTTGGCAGGAATGGTCGCTACGACATGCAGATCGGACATCGACTCCCTTTCGTGAACGCCACCTCGTGTGGCCCGTCTCACGTAAGCACAGTTGGGTCGGCTAGGAAACCCGAAGTCGCGTCAAATAATCGGCGACCTTCGGTTCGTCCCAGCCGTGCGCCTCGCGGAGGCCGTCCGCAATGGTCGCGAGATAGGCGGGCGCCGGCGCGTTCCTGGCGACGACGTCGCCGCGGGCCCGGGTGGTGAACGTGCACATGGGGACGCCGTTGCGGGATCCGAGTGTGACCAGGCGGTCGTAGCACGCGGGTTCCTGCGCGTGAATGTCCTCGAACTGTTCGCGCGTCACCAAAAATGCGCGGGCCGCGACGGTGCCGGGCGCGTCGGGGTCGTAGAACGCGCGGCCGCCGCCCCAGATCCGCGACTCTCCCGCGAAGAACACCGTGCCGGGTAGCACCACCGGCATCGACGCGCGTGGAGCGCGCGCATCTCGGGCGCCCGCGTGCACGAGGTTGCCCCCGGCCGGGCGACCACCACTCAGGTAGCAGGTCAGACGCGTCGCAGCCATGTTCGATCCATAGCTGACGTACCAGATCAGCACACAAACGACCGTACTCGGACAAGATGGTCACATGAGTCTTCTCGGCGAAGTCAGGGGCTGGCGCAGCGGTGCACGGAAGCATCACCGGCTGCGGGATCTCGACGGCACTCTCGTCGTCGTCACCGGCGGCGGCAGCGGGATCGGGCGCGAGACCGCGCTGGCGTTCGCGTCCGAGGGTGCCGTGGTGGTGGTCGCCGATCGCGATCTCGAATCCGCGCAGCAGACCTCCGATCTCATCAACTCCGCCCAGATGAAGGGCGGCGGCGCCGTCGCCATCTTCGGTGGCGGCTCCCACGCCTATCAGGTGGACGTCGCGGTGGAGGACGAGGTGCGGCGCTTCGCGGACAAGGTGCAGGCCGAGCACGGAACCCCCGACGTCGTGATCAACAACGCCGGAATCGGATATTCGGGCACGTTCACGCAGACCCCGCAGAAGGACTTCGAGCGGGTGATGGACGTGAATTTCTGGGGAGTCGTCTACGGTTCCCGCGCGTTCGCCGAGCAGATGATCGAACGCGGCACCGGCGGGCACATCGTGAACCTGTCGTCCGCCGCGGCGTTCACGCCGCAGAAGCGACTCACCGCGTACGCGACGAGCAAGGCCGCGGTGTTCATGTTGTCGGACTGTCTCCGAGCGGAATTGGTGAATCACGGCATCGGCGTCAGCGCTATCTGCCCCGGACTCGTCCACACCAACATCATCCAGGCCACCGACTTCGCCGGCGCCACCCCCGAGGAGCAGGCGAAGATGCGGGACCGGACCGACAAGCTCTACCGCAAACGCGGTTTCACCCCGGACCGGGTGGCGACC includes these proteins:
- a CDS encoding dienelactone hydrolase family protein; protein product: MTTPLTVIAPEGPARGGVVVIQEAFGVTDHIVDVCRRFASAGYHAVAPHLFHRNGDPVLAYDDMKSAMSLIGELTAEHIDEDVDGAVAALSAASIEPRNTAIVGFCMGGTVAFHTATRLDLGAAASFYGGGIAKARFGYPTQLDAAGRLRTPWLGLFGDRDTGIPAEEVEELRTTLAHASVDTEIVRYPEAEHGFHCDDRPAVYNEAAARDGWARTLQWFGTHVDGTRAAGTD
- a CDS encoding putative quinol monooxygenase is translated as MSDLHVVATIPAKPGSEDIVGGGLSALAAESRKEEGCISYEVFESAAVAGTFVTVEVWTGQEALDAHMQSPHFQAALGKFGEHLAGAPGIHPLKPVS
- a CDS encoding SDR family NAD(P)-dependent oxidoreductase is translated as MSLLGEVRGWRSGARKHHRLRDLDGTLVVVTGGGSGIGRETALAFASEGAVVVVADRDLESAQQTSDLINSAQMKGGGAVAIFGGGSHAYQVDVAVEDEVRRFADKVQAEHGTPDVVINNAGIGYSGTFTQTPQKDFERVMDVNFWGVVYGSRAFAEQMIERGTGGHIVNLSSAAAFTPQKRLTAYATSKAAVFMLSDCLRAELVNHGIGVSAICPGLVHTNIIQATDFAGATPEEQAKMRDRTDKLYRKRGFTPDRVATQIVKAVKSNKAVVPVTPEAKFGRAMSRLTPGSMRLGARLDLG